The following nucleotide sequence is from Mangifera indica cultivar Alphonso chromosome 17, CATAS_Mindica_2.1, whole genome shotgun sequence.
ACTATCTGTTTTTGGTTGTTTCGAGGTCTGTTTTATTATGGTGTATGAATAATAACCGTAGTCTTAAGAATTGTTCTTCCTGTTTTTTCCCAATTTTGTTTAAGTTGGGTTTATGGTAGTAGATTTTAAATCTGCATTGTTTTTTGATGTGTTATTGATGATATTGAATTTCAGTCttgattcaaaaaataaagtttctgGAAATGAGAAAAGAATTAACATGTCTGTTTAAGAGGAAATCAACAAGGCTTTATTTCCTAGAATAGGCGGCTCAGTGATGTGATTGTCGTTATAAGCTCTGTTGATTGAATTTATGGAACAGGGATCTTCTTTGTGAAGAGAATTTTTCAATAGAGAGATTTGGAGGATAAATCTTAGAGAAAAACACGATAGTTTAGGTTCTGATAACACATTCACGTTACACTCCTTTTACCTTTTTATAGGCATAATTACCAACGAGTACAGCAAAAAGGAAGCAACTAAGTCCTAAAATTTGGCTATATCCTTAACGTGCTTGGAAACTAGCTACTAGTTTTATCATGCCCAAAGAATAGGAATCAACTCCGCTACTAGTTTTATCATGCCCAAAGAATAGGAATCAACTCCTGGAAATTATAACAAGCAGCAGACTTATTCAACGaaggaataaaataaataaaaaaaactggtCTGCAATCAGAATTAACAGACCAACATCCCCCTTTAATTCTGATTCGGAAGAGTCATCATTTCGAGCATACGCTTCAACTTGGCAAATGTCTCGTACTTCAAAGGTTTGGTGAAAATATCCGCCACCTGGTCTTCGGATTTGCAATACACCAATTCAATTGCTTTCTTCTCAACTTGATCTCTCAAGAAATGATATCGTATATCAATGTGTTTGCTTCTTCCATGTGTGACAGGATTTTTTGCCAAGTCGATTGCAGAAACAttgtcaatatatatttttatcggCCTTTCAATCGGAAAGTGAATTTGGCTCATTACATTGCACAACCATAATGCTTGACATGTGCTTGAAGTTGCAGCTACATATTCTGCTTCACAAGTTGAAAGTGCAACAATAGATTGCTTCTTTGAAGACCATGAACAAGCTATAGcaccaaaattaaaacaatatccaGAAGTGCTTTTTCTATCATCTAATTCTCCGCCCCAATCACTGTCAGCAAAACCTATAAGAGCACAATTAATAGATGACGAATAGAATAAACCATGATCATAAGTGCCCTTTAGGTACCGCATGATTCTTTTAGCCACCTGCATATGAGATTGATGAGGAGTTTCCATAAATTTGCTAATTAAACCAACACCATAACATATGTCTGGTCTCGTGCATGTGAGATATCTCAAACTTCCAACAATTTGCTTGAAATAAGTGGAATTGACATGTTTACCATCGCCTTCCTTGGATAGTTTGGTACCAACTTCTACAGGAGTTCTCACAGGGTTACAGTCATACATATGaaacctttttaaaatttcgGTGGCATACCTTTTCTGACAAATAAAAATTCCATCTTCTTTTTGCACTACTTCAATACCAAGGAAGTACGACATAAGCCTAAGGTCTGTCATTTCAAACTCTTGCATCATAGACCTTTTGAAGTCTTCAatcatttttgaattattgCCTGTGAATATTAAATCATCAACGTAAAGACATAATATCAATACTTCACCAGACTTGTTAACTTTCACATATAACGCATATTCAGATGGGCATTTTTGGAAACCGATTGTATGGAAGAAGGAGTCAATGCGCCTATTCCACGCTCGCGGCGCTTGTTTGAGGCCGTACAATGCTTTCTTTAATTTGTACACCTTATCTTCACTTCCTTGCTTCATGAATCCAGGTGGTTGCTTGACAAAAACCTCCTCTTCGAGTGGACCATTTAAAAATGCTGatttcacatccatttgatggATTTTCCATTGCTTGTGGGCAGCTAAAGCAATTAAAAGtctaattgtttcaattctAGCAACAGGAGAGAAAACTTCTTGGTAATCATAGCCAGGCCTTTGCTCAAATCCTTTCGCCACCAATCTTGCTTTGTGTCTCTCCACCTCACCATttgatttcatctttgttttaaAAACCCACTTCACATCAATAGCTTTGTGACCTTGCGGGACATCAGTTAATTCCCACGTATTGTTTCTTTCAATTGCCTTAATCTCTTCATTCATGGCATTCACCCATTTAGGATTTTGGATTGCCTCCTCGAATGTAACAGGTTCGATATCTGCAAAAAAAACAAAGTGTGCTATTTCTCCATCATCATCAACTTCATCATCAAGATTTACCTCATAATCTCGCAAGCGTACTGATTGTTGGCATTGTCGCCTTGGTCTTCCAGATTCTGTTGGGGTCTGTAGCAAAGTTTCTTGAGCCAAGCTTGATGAGATTGTTTCATTTGTGATAGAAGCTTCTACATCTTCTTCAAGAACATAGATAACACATTTGTTTGAATCATTATGTGAATCCATATCCCATGACCTCTCTGGGATTGGAAGGGGTTACAACAAACCCCCTTGTCGCTTTCTCTCGGTCTTGTCTAATTAGCACAACAAACATGTGTGCACGTTGAGTTTCACATCCTCCTCCATCTTTGGATTAAGTAGTCAATTCGCCGATTTTTCTTACTTTCTCCCTTAATTCGTTGATCTAGAATTTTAGCAATCTTCTTGTCAATTTCCTTTCTAACAGTTAGCGGTGCCCTACGAGTCTGTGCTCGGTCTCCTTCATGATAGGGCTTAAGGAAACTAACACGAAATGTGGGATGTATCTTCATACGTTCAGGAAGCTGAAGTCTATATGCCACTGCTCCAACTCGTTTTACCACCTGAAATGGTCCATCATACCTTTGTGTCAGCCCTTTGTGATATCTTTTGTCCATGATTTTCTTCCAAATTTGCGGAGTCAACTTGAGTAACACCAAGTCCCCTTCTTGAAACTCCACTGGCCTTCTATATTGATCCgcatattttttcattctccTTTGGGCCTTGAGTAAGCTCTCTTCAGCTTCCTCAATCAGTTCGGTCTTCTCACGCGCGAACCTGTACGCTTCAGGGCACTCTCCCTATGATTTTTGTTTCGCCACTTCTAAAGGGGTTAGTGGCTGTTGTCCCAGCGCTACCTTGGCTGGACTCAAACTTGTTGATGAAGACTTGTACACGTTGTAGCAGAATTGTGATATGTCTAGCAATGCCACCTAGTTGCGCTGACTTGCGATCACATAATGTCGTAAGTACTCTTCCAAAAGTGCATTAATCTGCTCTGTTTGTCTGTCAGTTTACGGATGATTAgctgtagaaaatttcaactcCGAACCTATTAGTTTAGATAAATAAGTCCAAAATTTACCCGTGAACCTTGCATCCCGATCGTTTATGATGTCCTTGGTAATCCAAAAATCTTCACAACATACTTGAAAAATAGTTCCGCAACTGTTTGTGCTTGGCATGACTGTGGCGCGACAATGAATATGACATACTTGGGAGTTGATGTCAATGGAtttcaaaagataaaatttgcgtcatttatttttaatagccTCAGGGGTTTCGAGGAATTTGTTTGCCAATTGAAAAAACTATGGgtgaattgattgaaaaaatgttattttgataaggatatattaaaataataatatttttttaataaatattttaacttagttataacataaaattgaaattgaaattaatttaaatttaattcagtattgTAAtagaatttaaactcaatttttttcaaattaaatttagtttgaattggtTTAAGAAAAACTTattgaattcaagtttgacttttttttctatttaattaaatattagttaATAGAACAAGTTGtttcaattttgtattatatcaaCGGTGCtaaagtcataaatttgaaaactgatCTTTTAACcaatcataataaaaaacattgttttaaaGTGATCAACTCATATGTGTCAGCGTTACACATTCACAGATGCCCGTCCATCataaatatgtatcaaaatttaattttgaaataataaaaccGAGGAGTCGCTATCTAGGGCTAGGACAAGGTTTTGCTCCCAAACGTGTGGGAAAATACTCCTTGTACTTGCCGCGGTAATCTGCCTCCCTTCATCCAAACACAACCATGTCGTAGACCCCACCATTTTTCTACCTCTCCCACTTCCTTCAATCCTCTTCTTACACTTGTAATATTTGTCCCACTTCAATCTTTTCGCGCCTCACCTAATTCTCCTACTTCACTTTTCCTAGCCAATTAAAACCAGCTGTATTCACAATCAACGGCCCATAACCATTTCACCAACTCATCaatcatcaaaattataaatccaACGGCTCCTCTTTACTTAACCTTTCACAGGTGTCAACTTGTCAGAGTGCAGTCAACTTTGCCTCGAAGTTTGCCATTTTCCCGACGCTTTTATCACTAGCTCTGAGTAAAGTCTCTTTTATTTTCCTCAGTTTCTGCAGCTCTCCGTAAGGCTTTTTATCGCTCTTAGCTTTTCTTTTTAGTGGTTTTCTCTGAAAATCTAGGGTTTCTTCTTGTCCGCTTGACCTGTCTGTGATTTACtgtttgtttttccatttttgaaattGCAACTTCTGAGGACATTTTGTCTCTGATTGTTGTGCTTTCTCTAAAGTGTtacttaggtttttttttttggagatttTTTCTTCTTCGGTGTTTGTGATGGTTTTAATGGAAAGGAGTTAGGGTTTGAAACTTGTGAGAGATGGAAAATTCTTGGCAGATGAAATGTGGCTCGTCCAATCCATCAACGGCTTCGTCAACCTCGCAGGAGCTTCGGAATCAGGTATTATGCTCAAGCTTTTAGTTTCGTTGTTGTTTGTTCGAGTGTGTGAAGGCGGCTCAATATGAAAAGCTTGGTAGAAACTGAGGTTGCTTTTATTTTCACTGTACTGTATCCCTGCGGAAGGTCAAATGAGGGATGCGCATTGATTGGAAGTTAGGGAATGCATCGTTAGCTTGGGAAAAAATAAGGGAACCATAGCCTTTGCATCGTGGAAAATTCTTCCATCTTTATGTTTCTATTCTATGTACTCGTACACTGGCAGAGATCTATGTGTTTTCTTGTTTCGTTACCCCTGCATGCTTTCAATACTTTGGGGTTTGCCTATATGTACGGAATGCTTATGTTTACTATTTGTTTCGGAGTCTTCTTTTGTGTAAAGCAATTTTGGTATGTTGGACTCACggctttcattttttgtttttaatagaTGGAGACGGTTTCTAGCCACTGTTTTTATCCTCCTATTGCACAGGGTTTGAGATCAACCGGGAATGGACGGGTGTTAGATTCAAGGTATCCCAATGTTCAGAGCATAAGTTCCCGCAGACTTGGCAATGCCGAACTGGGAAATTCATTTCTTGCTCTTCTTTCTGGACCACCATCGTTATTGCAGTGTGATCCTCAGGAATTTCCTAATCCAAATGCATTCAGTTCCTCTTGTGGTAAACTTCCAATTAATGGTGGTGGTGTACTTAATAGCACTATTGGAAGTGGAGTGCCACCAATAACGACTGGGCTGTTGTCCGCACATCAGATTAATCGAAACATGCAAAATGGGTCAAATATTTGCTCGGCATCTAGAGCTGTGGTAAATTCCAATTACAGTAGCAAATCAGTTGTGCGTGATGTTCttcaaactgaaaaattagatcTGCAGGGTTCAGACCTTGCTAATGCAGTTATTCATCAATTGGGTCCTAGAAATGAGAGAGCGAAGGAATTTTGTTCTGTGAAAGGGAAATGGAAAAGTGCAAGTTCTGTCAATATTGGGAAGCTTTTTCCAATATCACAAAAAGGGCCACAAGAAGCACTCTCATCTGTGTCTAGCCAGTCATCTATTTGTACAAGTGGTTGTCCCCGTGTAATTTGCCTGGGTGCAAGTGAGTGGTTCAATCCTAATTATCAGTTAAAATGATATGCATGTTATGTACTGACGTtgtgttatatttattaatctaaaGGTGGGGAGCTGCTTCTCAGCAATACAGGACTTCTTGGTATTGTGTGCTGCTGCCATCATTTTCATATGTCTGTTGCTAAATTTTGTGAGGTATTTTCTGcttatattttacataaaatttctGTTCACCATATTAATACAGCCTTAACAGTGAAACCCTTTTCTAAAGGCATTTACCATCTATTTTGTGCTCgactgtattttttttcttgcagcATTTAGGATTATGTGCTGTTAACCCTGGGGATGCTGTTCATATGGAGAGTGGAGAGACCCTTAGTCAATGGCGTAAGCACTACTTCCAGAAATTTGGGGTAaggattatatatatttttgctgGCCTTCTTTTATCCATAGAATTGAACATGTCCTTTATTGACTTATACGTCCATTTACGTATGCCTGAGTTGTCTGTGGGCTCACATGTTAATAGCAAAGTGTGGATACATAAAGGTGAAAAGAGTATTTGGTTCCCAAAAGGTTTTTTGCTTTCAGGACCTTTTTGTTCACTTTCTTTGGTTTCATGTCTTATATAGTCTTACAATTAAAAGTTGCCACTGGATCATACTGATACCAATATAGATTTCTGATCCCTGGTTGTTTATGTGAATAGATTTTCCATATAAAATAAGTCTGTTGAGAGATATTGCAGCAGTTTGCATTTTATCTATTATCATAAATCCTGAACTTTAAATATGGGCCTTCTCCTGCTAATTGTGTttttgaatattactttattgaCAATGGTAGAAATTCTGTTTCAGAATGTTAATGCATGTGAGTGTAAAGGATTTAACTTATAATTTACTTGTTTCATGgacttttctctcatttttaaGGTCATGCAAGTAGCTTGTGTACTTTAGGTTATCCCTTATGAGAGATTGGCTGATATAAGAGTTATTTGTTGCTACTGTACATGGACATGCTTGTAAGTTTTATGTTGCTATAGAACAgctttatttaaaattgagtaattATTGGGTATAATGGCTTATAGTTTTTTAGCTTCCCATTGTTCTTTATCTTTGGAATTGAGAGTTGTATTTCTTATTGGCATGTGTTTGAAGCACCGAGAACACTGGATGGTGATGTTTTTATGATGCTTTAGATCAGGGTTCCAGATGATCAGAGTGGATGGGACTGGCCTGAAGCATTACCAGCAACTGCTGGTTTGGTGAAATCTAGTGTGGTTGTGCCAAGCATGCCCAACAATTCTGACTTGGCTAAACTTGCTGGCTCATCTGGAGGTGTGTCTGGACAGCGTTTAGATAATTTTGCTTTTGCAAATAACCCTCATACAGATCAAAATCCGATGATTCACTTGCTGCATGAGAACGTTCAGAGATATGGTGAGGGTGATAATAATCATATGTTCAAGGGCTTGATTAATACTCTGCAAGGCAACTTGCAAGCTGTGGCAGATAACCAGAAAATGGAGTGCCCTATGTCTAGGTGTTCAACGTCATCAAAGCTTGTGGATAGAGGACCAGATAGTGTCTTACAATCAATATCTGCTTGCATTGATTCTCTTGTCAACTCCAGAAATGCATCCTTCACCCACCCTATTTCACAGAATTCAAGAATCTTAGGTAAAAGTTATGATGtcagcaaaattaaaaattcatgtGATGGGGTTACTGCCGATAATATTGCTGTTTCTTCAAGCATAGAGCTGAAGCTTGGGCAGCCATATCAACAGATTCAACCTTCAGGAAATTCTGTTACACCAGTCTGTGCACCAAAGTCATTAGACACTCTAGTTGGATCGTCGAAGTCTCTTTTCCTGGAGCAGATGATTCATAATGGTGCGTCATAAAATGTTTTTACTTAGCTCATTATTTAAggtattttacttattaaataatagcatgttcatatatttatatatatgtgtatataccACTATGGATGAAAAATTGTTGACGGATTAGTTATGTAATGATGCAGCAGCTAATTGCAAGGAAAAGGTGGAATCCAGACAATATTATCAACGCTTTGCTGGCCCTTCAAATTTTTCTGCAGGAGCAGAACAAAGCCAAATGAACCTAGGAAACCACACATTTGGAATATCTAGTGCCTTGGATACTACCACCAAGCTAGAAAAAGCTGATGGCAATATCAGTAAATGTTCTGTGGTTCCGTTAGTTGCAAACTTTAAAGCACCACCAGGGAGAAATGAAAACTCTATAGCTAATAATAACATGGTCATCGGTGATCATATCATGCCTAAGCCATCTAATCATGAATCTGATACTGCCAAGTCTAACCTGGTTAGTGTTCCATGGATTGTTGGTAATGGTTTAGAAAGGCAATTGAACCTTTCTGAAATGGGTTTCTTCAAACACAAGGACAAGGGTAAAGGGACAGGATGTGTTATTGATAGCTCTTTTGCCATGACAGATAAAGAATGGAAAATCCAAAAACATTTGAAGAATCCTAACACCTTCAGTGTAGCCATGAGTGAAAGCAGTAATCCCTGTTTTTCTGCAGTACATGAAAATAGCTGTCATTTGCCACAGTCAACAGGGCTGCCACCAGTTACATTTGATGCCAGAAACCTTCTTAACCATCCTGAGGAAGTTCCTTCTTTTGGGAGTGATGGGCATGTAAACCCTGCTTTCATGAGATCCATGGGCCCACCTGTGGGTTCTGGGCAAATTTTACAACCACAAGCTGTCTCGATGGCGTTTCCTTCAACCACTTCTACCTCCTTGCAGGGGATGGCTCCAGCTGTCTCAAAACTGGAGGGCATAACTGTGAACCCCTATTTGCTGGATGAAAATAGGAGACGGCTTGCTTTTAGGCAGATATTGGAGTTATCCAAACAGCAACATACTTCCCTTGCCCTGGACTTGGATAAAGGGAGAGTAGTTAATCTTTCTAATTTCAATATTCAATACCCTCTTGCTGAGTCTTCTACATTTGGAGACCAAAGGCTTATTCCAAAATTTACCAGCCCACAAAATGTTTCTGAAGTTGCCATGGTATCACCCTCATCTGGTGCGTATACTAGATTGGGTTTTAATGTTGAAAGAACACCCCCTGTGACAGGCAAGAATTTGTCTCTTTTCCAATTGATTTTAAAGTCTGGTTAATTGCCTTCTAATGACTGTTATTGTGGTTGTTACATGAAGTTTGTAAgatgtttttttgtttgtccAGATTTGAACAGCTTTTGTGACTTCTCAACTTCGACTCAAGGGAAATCATTGCTTTCCAGAGAGGTTGATCTGCAGTGCCAATTTTCTCATGATTGTCTTCCAAATAAGCAGCTTTCATTGAGGTTAGTTTGGCAGTATCATCTTTTATTAGAAGTGCAGTGTTGTAGTATACTCTCAGAAGTTTGGTCTGCAAACTTGTTTTTGTGCATACGTATCAATCTGCACTGCAATTCTTTGGTGTAATTCAGAAGTTATCtcagaaaaattttaaattagggctttatgtttaaatcaaattgttaTTCATCAATCTCTGAGTTCATTCTATGACTAATTGCCAAAGAACTGCTTTCAATGGTAGTTGGTGGCAACCCGAGGTCTGTTACTTTTATATTGTATGCATATCCTCTGTGTATATGTAGTAGTGTGTTACAGAGGTATTTTCATTCACCATTTAAGATCATTGTTGTTTGCTGTTGATCTTGGTGGCCTGAGGTGGGGTAATGGGTGTATGTTTACTGAGCCTTAAAATGGTGAGTCATGTTGAAGTACTAATTATAGGTTGCgctaattgttattttaatttgagcAAGTGGCTTCATTCTGTAGTATTCTTTTTGTATGTTCTGAATTTTGTATATTGACCTTTTAATTTTGCTTCATATTCACTTTTTTTCGGAGAAATGCTAGCAACACTCTCTTCCTCGTTCTCTTTTTGATGCTTATACTCCTTCTAACATGTGTACAAAAGACAAAATCaaccaatattttattatggtACCAGCTTGCAACTTATTGTCTTTTATACATGTGCTGAGAGGAGTGAGAGAATGAAAACTAAGTGTTTCTGGCACCCCTTTTTTGTATTGCTTTATCAAATTTATGACACCGGTTCTTTAGTAAATTTAGTTGTGTCAGTGATATATCTGTCATGTTATAAAttggtttttataatttggCAGAGGTGAAAATGGTACTGCTTCAACTGAATGTGCACAATGCTACCAGGGAATGCCTTGTGCATATTTTCTGGGGCAGTTTGGCTGTGCAGCTTACTCAACGTGCTTGGGAGGGAACTTCGAGTTAAAGACTGGAAGCTCTACAAATACCTTCAAGGATCAGTTGGGAAATGTCAATGGTGAAACCTCTATGCTGGACGGTGCTGGTCCAAACAAAAACAGTGTTTCCTTGGACCAAAGAGGAAAATCAAAGGGGCAACCATGTAATACCATTGTCTGTCATGCTTCTCAGTGGAGAGATGTCCCAAGCAAGTTTAAAGGGGTCTCTAATGTGACAGGTTTGGAGTGTTCAGCAAATGTGTTGGACGGGAGGGGACATATGGAGGGTCAGGTTGGCCATGCTGCTAAATGCTCTTATGGAACCATGAAGATACCCAACTCCTTGAAAGAGCGAGAAATGTCTAATGTTTCCTCTGGATGCTCTGCTGCTGCTATTACTCAGGCATCAATTCAGATCAGCAATATGGATTCTCCTACTGTTGATGCTGGGAATACCAGATATGTAAATAATCATGTGGTTGATGAAGGATCAGGAATTGACAAATGCTGGTCATCAGATGATGCCCTTGAAAGTGAAAGAAGTGCTGAGTTCCTGGGCTCTAATAGTAACTTCAGTAAAGAAGGATCTTCCAATGttttaaataaacaatcatCACGTAGTCTTCTTGACGAGCTTAAGCTCTTAGATTCCTTGACATGGAAGAAAAACTGGAATCAATTTCATACAAGGCTTCCTGTCCATGGAAaggtcaatttaaaaaaaaatgagagaggCTTTAAAACTGGGAAGAGAAAGAAATCAGAGAAATTTAAGATGCTGGAAGCACCATTTCTCGCTGCTAGTACTCTGGTAGTACACCATGAACGCCCTAAAGGTACTGACACTTCTGAGCCTGGCCCAACCAAAGATGTGGAAATGCTTCAACCATCTGTGCAAGAAACTTATAGGTCTGGTGCTTCTTTTTTTGGACCTGGTTCTAAATTTGGAAGGTCTACATTGTCTTCATCCAAAGAATCGTCTCGTAAAAGAGATCTAGAAATGATTAATGGTCATAGGGATGGAGAAGACGATTATGACATGGAACTAAACAGCAACTCTAACCTTGGCAAAAACCATGATCTTTCTGGCACGAAGAAATTAAAAAGGGCTTGGACTTCTGATTGTATTCGGAAGTCACAGATGGAAGAACTAACACCTGCAGACTCTAAGAGTAGTGTAATGTGCAAATCATTTGGGTTTTTAAAGGCTTCTTCTGGTTGTGAGGGAAGCATTTATTTTAGAAAAGCAAGGCCTGTTGTATGTGGGAAGTATGGTGAAATATCTTGTGGAGAACATACTGGAGATGTGTCATGGCCTGTAAAAATTGTTTCTCTTAGTAAGGTTCTCAAAGCTGCGAGAAGATGTGCAATATCCGAAAATTGCAAGCCTAAAGTAACTTTCCCCAAGGACTTGAAGAAGACATGGTTCTCTGGAAGTGATGCAGATttgaagaaagaggaagaaagtGGAATGCATCATGCTTCGATCTTTAACGAAATGAACATTGATCCTTTTGTAGTAAGTGACAAGATTTGCCCCAAATGGGGCAAGCTGTTTGTTGATGAGAAATCCATTTCAGAGGAAGAGTGTGAAGCTGAAGGCAAGAAGAAGTGCAAGATTTTGAACACTAGTGTTCATCCTAAATTAAAGCCTAAGAGTAAGGAAATTCGCAAGCGCAGTCTTTTAGAGCTAACAAAGAAAGGTAATTGTATcacttttattttctattagcTCATTTCAGTGATGCATGTCAAGTAATTACTGAACTCAAAGCCTAAGCTGATTGGTACTGGGTTGAGAAAAGTATTTAAGCTCTAGTAATGCATAACCCCATAAATTTCATTCAAGGATATTTAGTCTAATGACTCTCAGGCGATTTTAAGTGATTTTGTGGGTTTAATAGGTTAAATTTATGTCCTTAATATAATGAGTTACACAAACTTATGTCAATGGATTTTTTCTGTGAATGTATTTAGACATTTTTGTTTTGCTAAGTTAATTATTGTTATCTGGCCCCTAATTatgccatttttttatttttaaaattgcttGCGTTgctaatatttgttaattatcagGAAGAACTTTTGGTTCTGTAAGTTTTGCCCATATGAAGAGCTCAAAAGGCATGCCAAAAATGAAAATGgggaaaattttaaagaatgCTGAGGGTAATGGGCATCATATCGGTGGATCATGCAAAGTTGGTGCTGAAAAGTAAGTGAGCAAGTTGATAccctaaaaaaatattgattattgcTAGTTTCATTGTGCTGTGAAGATTGACTCTGAGGTTAATTGGTTATTATGCAGATTAAATCAAAAGCACAGGTCTTTGTCTGCTATGGATTTGGATGCATTCTGCTGTGTGTGTGGAGGctcaaacaaagatgaaatcaaTTGCTTATTAGAATGCAGTCGCTGTTTCATCAAAGTAGGTGGcagttcatattttttttgct
It contains:
- the LOC123200432 gene encoding uncharacterized protein LOC123200432 isoform X5, encoding MENSWQMKCGSSNPSTASSTSQELRNQMETVSSHCFYPPIAQGLRSTGNGRVLDSRYPNVQSISSRRLGNAELGNSFLALLSGPPSLLQCDPQEFPNPNAFSSSCGKLPINGGGVLNSTIGSGVPPITTGLLSAHQINRNMQNGSNICSASRAVVNSNYSSKSVVRDVLQTEKLDLQGSDLANAVIHQLGPRNERAKEFCSVKGKWKSASSVNIGKLFPISQKGPQEALSSVSSQSSICTSGCPRVICLGASGELLLSNTGLLGIVCCCHHFHMSVAKFCEHLGLCAVNPGDAVHMESGETLSQWRKHYFQKFGIRVPDDQSGWDWPEALPATAGLVKSSVVVPSMPNNSDLAKLAGSSGGVSGQRLDNFAFANNPHTDQNPMIHLLHENVQRYGEGDNNHMFKGLINTLQGNLQAVADNQKMECPMSRCSTSSKLVDRGPDSVLQSISACIDSLVNSRNASFTHPISQNSRILGKSYDVSKIKNSCDGVTADNIAVSSSIELKLGQPYQQIQPSGNSVTPVCAPKSLDTLVGSSKSLFLEQMIHNAANCKEKVESRQYYQRFAGPSNFSAGAEQSQMNLGNHTFGISSALDTTTKLEKADGNISKCSVVPLVANFKAPPGRNENSIANNNMVIGDHIMPKPSNHESDTAKSNLVSVPWIVGNGLERQLNLSEMGFFKHKDKGKGTGCVIDSSFAMTDKEWKIQKHLKNPNTFSVAMSESSNPCFSAVHENSCHLPQSTGLPPVTFDARNLLNHPEEVPSFGSDGHVNPAFMRSMGPPVGSGQILQPQAVSMAFPSTTSTSLQGMAPAVSKLEGITVNPYLLDENRRRLAFRQILELSKQQHTSLALDLDKGRVVNLSNFNIQYPLAESSTFGDQRLIPKFTSPQNVSEVAMVSPSSGAYTRLGFNVERTPPVTDLNSFCDFSTSTQGKSLLSREVDLQCQFSHDCLPNKQLSLRGENGTASTECAQCYQGMPCAYFLGQFGCAAYSTCLGGNFELKTGSSTNTFKDQLGNVNGETSMLDGAGPNKNSVSLDQRGKSKGQPCNTIVCHASQWRDVPSKFKGVSNVTGLECSANVLDGRGHMEGQVGHAAKCSYGTMKIPNSLKEREMSNVSSGCSAAAITQASIQISNMDSPTVDAGNTRYVNNHVVDEGSGIDKCWSSDDALESERSAEFLGSNSNFSKEGSSNVLNKQSSRSLLDELKLLDSLTWKKNWNQFHTRLPVHGKVNLKKNERGFKTGKRKKSEKFKMLEAPFLAASTLVVHHERPKGTDTSEPGPTKDVEMLQPSVQETYRSGASFFGPGSKFGRSTLSSSKESSRKRDLEMINGHRDGEDDYDMELNSNSNLGKNHDLSGTKKLKRAWTSDCIRKSQMEELTPADSKSSVMCKSFGFLKASSGCEGSIYFRKARPVVCGKYGEISCGEHTGDVSWPVKIVSLSKVLKAARRCAISENCKPKVTFPKDLKKTWFSGSDADLKKEEESGMHHASIFNEMNIDPFVVSDKICPKWGKLFVDEKSISEEECEAEGKKKCKILNTSVHPKLKPKSKEIRKRSLLELTKKGRTFGSVSFAHMKSSKGMPKMKMGKILKNAEGNGHHIGGSCKVGAEKLNQKHRSLSAMDLDAFCCVCGGSNKDEINCLLECSRCFIKVHQACYGVSRVPKGHWYCRPCRTRSKDIGLLQSEVEGVENENVGFYGRCQLHATHPLCESHSDPIDNELNCSREKELTCARTEGYKGRKRDGFWYNLYGQSRGKSGLVPQDQLNAWIHINGQKSSTQALQNLPVSDVEYDSRKEYARYKQAKGWKHLVVYKSNIHALGLYTSRFISRGEMVVEYVGEIVGLRVADKREIEYDLRRKLQYKSACYFFRIDKEHIIDATCKGGIARFVNHSCLPNCVAKVISVRNDKKVVFLAERDIYPGEEITYDYHFNHEDEGKKIPCFCNSKNCRRYLN